TCTGATTTAGATATTGAAATAACAAAGAGTAATTTGATTGATGGAATAGTTGAATATATCAATAATCATATCAATGAAGAAATTACTATTGACGAACTTTCTAAAGAATTCTATCTTAGTAAATTTCACCTAGCTAGGGAATTTAAAAAATACACTGGTACTTCAATTCATAGATACTGTATGCAAAAAAAGTTAATTGCTGCAAAAGAGTTGATTCTAAATCATCATCCAATAAATGTTGTATATAAACAATCTGGATTTGGAGATTACACAAACTTTTTTAGAGCTTTTAAAAATGAGTATGGTATTTCACCTAAACAGTTTTATAAACTTATGGTTAAATCTGATTCGGAAATATGATTTGTTTTTTATTCTTTTCTTATACACAACTCAGTTAAATAGTCTTTTTCATATATTATCCACAGATTTTACTGTATTATAAATTTCTAAAGAATAAAAAAATTAAGCATCTTAAAATAACTAAATTATCTCTAGTTTCTTTAAGATGCTTAAAATTATGATTAAAATATATATTACTTTTCTTAATTTAATTGACCGCAATTTCAACTAATTCACTAGAATTAATTTTTTCACATGCAATTTGCTTTAATAAATTGCGCCTAATTTTCCCAGTTGATGTTAATGGAAATGAATCAATAGATTCTATATACTTTGGAATCTTACACTTTGATATTTTTCCACATAAAAATTTTATTATATCTTCTTTAGTTAATGAAGAAGTTTTATTAATTTTAATAAAAGCAAATATTTCTTCTCCTAAAATTTCATCTGGAACTCCAACTATAATTGCATTTTCAATTTCTGGGTGCTTTATAAGATGATTTTCAATATCTACAGGCGAAATATTTTCTCCCCCCCGAATTATTACATCCTTAAGCCGTCCTTTTATAGATAAATAACCGTCTTCATCTATAAATGCCAAATCACCTGTACGTATCCAGTCATCAACAATAGTAGCATTTGTAGCTATTGGATTATTATAATATCCAACCATGCTATAAGGACTTTTTACATATAATTCACCTTCAGAATTTTTAGGCAGTATTTCTTTAGTTTCTGGATTGCATATTTTTATCTCCACATGCTTAACTGGTTTACCAACTGTATTTATTTTAGGATCATTTTTATCATAAACCGTAGTTTGCGTTACTCCTAAAGTTTCAGTTTGTCCAAAAGTATTGTTTAATTCAGAAATAGAAAGTTTCTCCATTATGTCTTTCATGAGGGTTTTAGCAGAAACTGCCCCTGCAATCATTCCAACTCTTAAACTTGAAATATCGTATGAGTCACAATTTGTTAATAAATATTGATACATTGTTGGTACTCCATGAAAGCCAGTACATCTTTCACTTTCAATTGCTTTTAATGCAACAGAGGTTTTAAATTTTTTCATTAAAACAATTTTACTACCAGCTAAAAGACCTAAAATTGCAGAATATTTACCACCTAAGATATGATTTAATGGAAGAGTAACTAATATAGTATCTTCAGAAGTATACTTAAAATTCTCAAGAAAAGAAAGGGGGCCATTTAATACTGCACTATGGGTAAACATGATCCCTTTCGGATTTCCAGTAGTTCCTGAAGTATAAAGAATTGTAGCCATATCATTTACCGAAACATTATTATATACAGCAATCAGTTCATCTTCTAGAGCTTTCTTCATTTGCGACATGATAAGACCTAAATTAAACAACGTTTTCATTTTTAACGTAATTTTTAAATAATCAAATTTTTTTAAGTCAACTTTCTCAATCATATCCTTATCGCTTACTATTAATATTGTGGATTGAGATTGTTTTAACATATAATCTATTTCCTCTTCAGTAGAAGAATAATTTAAGCATACACAAACTGCTCCTATTTTTAATATTGCCAAAAACACTATTATCCATTCTGGGGAATTGCATGCCAATAAAGCTACATGATCTCCTTTTTTTATTCCAATTGATATCAAACTTTTTGAAATTAAATCTATTTCTTTACTAAGTTTTTCATATGTAAATCTTCTACCATCTTCAACATAAACTAATGCTTCCTTATCAGCAAATTTATTAAATACCCTGGTTATATATGTCCCTATAGTTTCATTAATTAATTCCATAATTAATACACCTCTCATTCAAAATAGAAAATAGTATAAAGATTAAATTAATATTTTATTAATGAGGTTATATGGGTTGATCCAGCTGCAACAGTACAAAATACTACATAATTTCCACGTTTGATACGCCCTGTTTTTATTCCTTCATAGAATACTAGGAATGGACTTGTAGTTCCTGTATATCCATATGTATCACCAACATAAAGGCTTTTTTCTTCTGAAATACCTATTTTCTCACGTAATGTAACTATATTTTTGTAAGCTATTTGAGAAAAGCAAAACATAGAAATATCCTCAATAGACAATTTACTATTATCTAATATTGAATTTATGTTTTCTATAGCTCCATCTATCCACCATGTTCCAAAGGATTTCCATTTTACATACATT
The window above is part of the Clostridium saccharoperbutylacetonicum N1-4(HMT) genome. Proteins encoded here:
- a CDS encoding class I adenylate-forming enzyme family protein produces the protein MELINETIGTYITRVFNKFADKEALVYVEDGRRFTYEKLSKEIDLISKSLISIGIKKGDHVALLACNSPEWIIVFLAILKIGAVCVCLNYSSTEEEIDYMLKQSQSTILIVSDKDMIEKVDLKKFDYLKITLKMKTLFNLGLIMSQMKKALEDELIAVYNNVSVNDMATILYTSGTTGNPKGIMFTHSAVLNGPLSFLENFKYTSEDTILVTLPLNHILGGKYSAILGLLAGSKIVLMKKFKTSVALKAIESERCTGFHGVPTMYQYLLTNCDSYDISSLRVGMIAGAVSAKTLMKDIMEKLSISELNNTFGQTETLGVTQTTVYDKNDPKINTVGKPVKHVEIKICNPETKEILPKNSEGELYVKSPYSMVGYYNNPIATNATIVDDWIRTGDLAFIDEDGYLSIKGRLKDVIIRGGENISPVDIENHLIKHPEIENAIIVGVPDEILGEEIFAFIKINKTSSLTKEDIIKFLCGKISKCKIPKYIESIDSFPLTSTGKIRRNLLKQIACEKINSSELVEIAVN